One window of the Colletotrichum lupini chromosome 9, complete sequence genome contains the following:
- a CDS encoding 3-oxoacyl-(acyl-carrier protein) reductase, whose amino-acid sequence NVRGPFLVCQAALPHLPPKSEGGGGRIINITSAVSTDPEVQQLAYATSKGAIATLTRCLAKELPPTYGCTVNAVSPGIIKSPQFLGELQRTGGAFLTQIFDARTPVDGWIGLPEDVAFAVAFLAEERASWINGASLNVSGGMFLD is encoded by the coding sequence AACGTCCGCGGGCCATTCTTGGTGTGTCAGGCAGCGTTACCGCACCTCCCACCTAAGTCGGAGGGTGGCGGCggtaggattattaatatcaCTTCTGCTGTATCGACAGACCCTGAGGTTCAACAATTGGCATATGCCACCAGCAAGGGTGCGATTGCGACTCTTACCCGTTGTCTGGCAAAAGAGTTGCCACCTACCTACGGATGTACGGTGAACGCAGTGTCTCCTGGTATCATCAAATCGCCACAGTTCCTTGGAGAATTGCAGAGAACTGGCGGCGCCTTTCTGACGCAGATATTCGATGCCAGGACCCctgtggatggatggattgGGTTGCCTGAAGATGTCGCTTTTGCAGTTGCGTTTTTGGCGGAGGAAAGAGCAAGCTGGATCAATGGTGCTAGTTTGAATGTCTCTGGAGGAATGTTTCTTGATTGA